In one Pseudomonadota bacterium genomic region, the following are encoded:
- a CDS encoding histone deacetylase family protein, with protein sequence HTGDGTKNILSDWKECKILNPMAEDNNAYMKVIEQYIKEVDHVDIVGVCAGFDSYVKDIGRKLETFDFYQMGFLMKILSKRMGHNRRFAVLEGGYYLPDLGRNALAFCNGFE encoded by the coding sequence TCATACGGGTGACGGGACAAAGAATATATTGTCGGATTGGAAAGAATGCAAAATCCTGAACCCCATGGCCGAAGACAACAATGCATATATGAAGGTGATCGAACAATACATCAAAGAGGTGGACCATGTCGATATTGTAGGAGTATGCGCCGGGTTCGACTCTTATGTTAAGGATATCGGACGAAAGCTGGAAACATTTGATTTTTATCAGATGGGCTTTTTAATGAAAATCCTGTCGAAAAGAATGGGACACAACAGACGTTTTGCAGTTTTAGAGGGTGGATATTATTTACCGGATCTGGGAAGAAATGCCCTGGCTTTCTGTAATGGGTTTGAATAA